A genome region from Longimicrobiales bacterium includes the following:
- a CDS encoding chemotaxis protein CheW: protein MSESLKAARLAVPGHVDVLRKRAEELARVPAADRTSEAIPAVIFELADERYAIDARIVLQVHVLRELTPLAGARPPLFGITHWRGMVLTILDLRAELGVSSKGITDLSRVLVIDGGRQPFGILADAARDFIDLAQRTVRPLGAEEVSARTLLRGITDDAVLVMDPDAVLAAGRAVAASDDLGRGG, encoded by the coding sequence ATGAGTGAATCGTTGAAGGCGGCGCGGCTGGCCGTTCCGGGACATGTGGATGTTCTGCGCAAGCGTGCCGAAGAGCTGGCCCGGGTGCCCGCGGCCGATCGGACGTCGGAAGCGATTCCTGCCGTCATCTTCGAGCTTGCCGACGAGCGTTACGCGATCGATGCCAGGATCGTGCTCCAGGTGCATGTGCTCCGTGAGCTGACTCCACTGGCAGGCGCTCGGCCGCCGCTGTTCGGCATCACCCACTGGCGCGGGATGGTGCTGACCATCCTCGATCTGCGCGCGGAGCTCGGCGTCAGCTCGAAGGGCATAACGGATCTCAGCCGCGTGCTCGTGATCGATGGCGGTCGCCAGCCGTTTGGCATCCTCGCGGATGCAGCGCGCGATTTCATCGATCTGGCACAGAGGACGGTGCGGCCTCTCGGCGCCGAGGAGGTATCCGCGCGCACATTGCTGCGCGGCATTACGGACGATGCGGTACTGGTCATGGATCCGGACGCCGTGCTGGCGGCCGGGCGTGCGGTCGCGGCATCCGACGACCTGGGACGAGGAGGATGA
- a CDS encoding methyl-accepting chemotaxis protein: MNWTISRRIIAGFAFGAVLVTIIALTGIWAQRQTAGTYSNAVEEERSILLRSIDARRHLGNANVAYLRVLVREIGATPASRDSALTESRARLNELRAAADGDEELVWTEALRLLDQWDDATARVLALWEAGNPEAAVPIRQQEVVPTRTRLEALLQQHVDDSLADGDSLRADAARRAKASETAILAALALALVIFIVTAYLLNRAVSRPLQETSNVLATSAAEILSTTTQQASGATESLAAVTQTAATVDQVVQTADQSSERARSVAASAQRAAEIGRQGRDAIETTVAGINDVREHVGTIQERMVEMTEQAQAIGEIIATVSDLAEQTNLLALNAAIEAARAGEQGRGFAVVAGEVKNLAEQSKAGTVRVRQILEQVQRATTAAVAVTEQGNRKVNDVSRQVSEAGETIRQLAAAVSDASQAAAQISASAGQQSTGMSQIKQAIGNIQQAAQQNLAATRQAEGAAQELNRLGSRLINLVGVDAVRR, translated from the coding sequence TTGAACTGGACAATCAGCCGGCGCATCATAGCGGGATTCGCATTCGGCGCAGTGCTGGTGACAATCATCGCGCTGACCGGTATCTGGGCGCAGCGCCAGACGGCCGGCACCTATTCGAACGCGGTCGAGGAGGAGCGCTCGATTCTGCTGCGCTCGATCGACGCGCGCCGGCATCTCGGAAATGCGAACGTCGCGTACCTGCGGGTACTGGTGCGCGAGATCGGTGCGACGCCCGCCAGTCGCGACAGTGCGCTGACCGAGTCACGTGCGCGTCTCAACGAACTGCGCGCGGCGGCAGACGGCGATGAGGAGCTGGTCTGGACCGAGGCCCTGCGCCTGCTCGACCAGTGGGATGACGCGACGGCGCGCGTCCTCGCGTTGTGGGAAGCCGGTAACCCCGAGGCCGCCGTCCCGATCCGGCAGCAGGAGGTCGTCCCCACGCGCACGCGGCTCGAGGCGCTCCTCCAGCAGCACGTCGATGATTCACTCGCCGACGGTGATAGCCTACGGGCCGATGCAGCGCGTCGAGCGAAGGCGTCGGAAACGGCGATTCTGGCTGCGCTCGCCCTCGCCCTCGTGATCTTCATTGTCACGGCGTACCTCCTGAACCGAGCAGTGTCGAGACCGCTGCAGGAGACGTCCAACGTTCTTGCCACTAGCGCGGCCGAGATCCTGTCCACGACCACGCAGCAGGCGAGCGGTGCGACCGAATCGCTGGCGGCGGTGACGCAGACGGCGGCCACGGTCGACCAGGTCGTACAGACAGCGGATCAATCCTCCGAGCGCGCCCGCAGCGTCGCCGCCTCCGCACAGCGTGCGGCCGAGATCGGTCGCCAGGGCCGGGACGCGATAGAAACGACAGTGGCGGGCATCAACGACGTGCGCGAGCATGTCGGTACCATCCAGGAGCGGATGGTCGAGATGACGGAGCAGGCTCAGGCCATTGGCGAGATCATAGCCACCGTCAGCGATCTCGCGGAGCAGACCAATCTGCTCGCGCTGAACGCCGCGATCGAGGCTGCGCGTGCGGGCGAACAGGGCCGCGGGTTCGCGGTGGTCGCCGGCGAGGTGAAGAACCTGGCGGAGCAGTCCAAGGCCGGCACGGTGCGTGTGCGGCAGATCCTGGAACAGGTGCAGCGTGCGACAACCGCCGCCGTAGCCGTGACGGAACAGGGTAACCGCAAGGTGAATGACGTGTCGCGCCAGGTCAGTGAGGCTGGCGAGACCATCCGTCAGCTCGCGGCAGCGGTGAGCGATGCGTCGCAGGCCGCGGCACAGATCTCCGCGTCGGCCGGCCAGCAGTCGACCGGCATGTCGCAGATCAAGCAGGCGATCGGCAACATCCAGCAGGCCGCGCAGCAGAATCTGGCGGCTACCCGTCAGGCGGAAGGCGCGGCGCAGGAGCTCAACCGGCTCGGATCGCGGCTCATCAATCTCGTCGGCGTGGATGCAGTGAGGCGCTGA